Within the Solwaraspora sp. WMMA2056 genome, the region GCGAGGGTGCGGCGAAGCTGCGCGACGCCTGGGCGAACAGGCCCGCTCCGGCCGCCGTCGTGCCCGTGCTGGAGCGGCTCACGGCGGAGCACCGCGCCCGCTGATCCGGCACACAGCACTGAGGAAGGCGCACACAGCATCTAGGAAGTTGAAGGCTCACACGTGACCACGGAATGTGAGTACGTCGGGACCGGTGTCGAAGGAAGGTGTGCATTGATGCGGAGAAGAATGCCGCGAACCGCTAGGGCGGTCGCGGTGACGGCGCTCGGGGCCCTGTTGATGACGAGTGCGGCGTGTGGCGGAGACGACGCCGGTGAGCCGGCCAGCAATGCCGCCGGAGCCGCTCCGGCGGCGAGTGCGGCACCCAGCGCGGCCGCGTACGAACTGCGTGACCTGGTCACCCCGGCGGGTGCGGGTCATCCCGCCAAGGGCAAGCTGATCGAGGCCGATTTCCACGAGGCAGGGGAGAAGGGCCTGCTCGTACCGCCGGAGGGCATGACGTATTCGCCGGACTCGTGTGTCAACTTCATCGACCTGGGCGATCCGGCCCAGCTCGACGGCTGGTTGCAGTTCAACGAGGCGGCGCCGGTGGGCAAGAGCCACAACCTTGCGCACAAGGACTTCTTCGTGGGCACCGTGTTTCGGCTACCCGGCGGTGTGGATGTCGCCAAGCTGAAGGCCAAGGCCCTGACCTGTGATGATGGCAGTGTGTCGCTGCTGGGCGACAACGGCGTCAAGATCACCGGCACGTTGACCAACACCGAGGTCGAACCGGTGAACCTGCCCGGCGCCACCACGTTCGAGATGACCCAGCGCCTGCAGTTCGCCAAGCCGAAGGATGCCAAGGCCAAGGCTGTGCTGGAGCAGTACTACGGCGAGCTGGACGCGGACGGCGGTGTGCTTCGGGTCAAGCAGATCATCATCGTCGCCATCAGCAATGTGCTGTACGTGGTCAACATGCAGGACCGCGACGCGGCCCGGCAACTGGCGACCGACTTCGACCGGCGGGCGATCACCGCCGGCCTCAAGTAGTCCACCGCTGCGACGGGCGGCGCCCTGAGCGCCGCCCGTCACAGCCGTGTGTCCGTCCTGGCGCGAGTGCGGTACTGGCGCAGTGCGCCTTGTTCACGAGCTTCCGGCGTCGACGCGTCCTGCGAAAACGAGGATGGACTCGGCCAGCCTCTCCGGGGCCTCCATCGCGGCGTAGTGGCCTACGCCGTCGAGTGACACGGAGCGGACTTCCCCCGAAGTGGCCCGGGACACGGTGCCGGCCGTGAACGGCCCTCCGCCCGCGCCGACCGCGAGTACGGGCGCGTTCAGCCCGGGCGACTCCGCGAGGGCCCGGATCTCGGCGCCTTCAGCCAGCGTCGACCGGTAGAGGCCGGTCGCGCCGCGCCAGCCGTCTCGGCGTGCGTAGGTGCGGGCGAACTCGTCGATGTCGTCGTGGGTGATGGCTGCCGGGGTGGCGGTCATGGCGGGGAGCGTGTCCCGCACCGGGTTTGATGGAGACATCGAAATCTGGGAGGAACACCAGCGATGCCCGCACCGAAGGAGTACTCCGACGAGCTGCGTGAGCGCGCGACCCGGTTGGCCCTCGACGCGCGCCGGGACCCGGCGTCCGCTGTCGGCGCGATCCGGCGGATCGCCGACCAGTTCGGCGTGCACCCCGAGGCGCTGCGGGTCTGGGTGAGGCAGGCCGAGACCGACGCCGGAGGGCGGCCGGGCACCACCAGCGGCGACGCCGACCGCATCGCCGCGCTGGAACGGGAGATCCGTGAGCTGCGGCGGGCGAACCAGATCCTGAGATCCGCCGCGAGTTTCCTCGCGGCGGAGCTGGACCGTCCGTCGCGATGAGAGTGCAGTTCGTCGACTCCCGGAAGGCCGAACACGGTGTCCAGCCGGTCCTGCGGGCGCGTGCAGACACGCCAGCCGGGATCGCACCGTCGACCTACTACGCCGCCAAGGCCCGCCCCGCCTCGGCCCGATCACGGCGTGACGAGGGCGCCGACCTGGGCGGACTCGTGCACCATTCGGACCGGGGAGTCCAGTATCGGGCGAATCGCTACAGCCAACGGCTCGCCGAAGCGGGCGCCGTCGCCTCGGTCGGCTCCCGGGGCGACTCGTACGACAACGCCATGGCCGAGGCGTTCAACTCCCTGTACAAGGCCGAACTCGTCCGCAACAGGAGTCCGTGGCGCGGCCTCGACGACCTGGAGATGGCCACCGTCGAGTACATCGACTGGTACAACAACCGACGGCTCCACGGCGAACTCGGACACGTCCCGCCCGCCGAGTACGAAGCGCTACACGCGATGACCCAACCGGTCACCACACCCCTGAAAACCAGATAACCAACTCTCCATCAACCCGGGGTTTGACACCTCGGCTCCACCCGACACGACAGGCCAGCGGCAGACAGGCAGTTCCTGTCGATGCCGCTGGCCTGACCTTTTCCATTCCGTACCGTGCTGTTCGTCGTCCCGTCGCCCAGTTGAGTCAGGCGGTGTCGCGCGGGGTGTTCTGGTAGGCGGCCAGGTGCCACTGGCCGTTCACCTTGGTCGCCAGCCAGGATGCCCGGATCGCCCGGCCGTCGGCGACGTCCGTTTCACCTGGCAGCAGCACCCCACCCTCGGTGAGCATGAGGGCGACGTCCGTGCTGAGGAACTTGACGTCGAACGGCTGGCCGGTGACTCTCGTGCCCTTGTACGGGCCGGCGAAGGCCTGGTCCATGTAGGCGCCGATCTTGTCGCGGCCCTTCAGGAACAGGCCGGGCAGGATCAGGGTGCCGTCGCTGGCGAAGACCCCGGCGAAGGCGGTGGCGTCGTGTGCGGCCCAGGCGGCGACGACCCGCTGCGGCAGGGCCGCGACTGCGGCGCGGTCGGCGTCGGTGACCGTGGTGGCGCTGTCGATACTCATCCGTGTGCTCCTTCAGGGGTGACTCTCACAGGTAGCTGGTGTTGGGCTCCAGGCCGCACAGGAACCGGCCGAAGAGTTCGGCGTTGGTGTTCGGGTGCATCAGGGCGTGCAGATTGATGGCGTCGATGTCGTGGTGGATCCGCTGGATCGGTACGTCGGCGTACACCGACGATCCACCGCTGGCACCGGCCAGGATGTCGACTGACTCCTTGGCCAGGCGGCAGGCCGCCCCCAGATCCGCTCGGGCGCGTACCCGCTCGTCGAGGGTCCAGGACTGCCGGTCGGCGGCCTTCTGGTCGAGAGTCGTCGCGAGGCGCTGGGCGTGGAACTCCGCCTGGTCGACCTTTGTGACCGCCTCTGCCACCTGCAGGTGGGTCAGGGGGGCGGCACCCTGGCTGTCGTAGGTCGTATAGGTGATCTTGCGGCCGGGCAGCCGCTCGAGGAAGACGTCCCGGGCCGCCTTCGCCAGTCCGACGGCGGTGCCCACCGACGACGCCGAGGCGACGGGGAGCAGCGGCGCCTGGTAGATCGCCGAGGCCACGTTCGCGCGCGACGCGCCCTGTCCGTCGAGGATCGCTGGCAGCGGCAGTACGCGTGCCTGCGGCACGAACAGGTCCTGCGCGACGGTGCTCACGCTTCCGGTGCCGTGCAGCGCGTGGGTGTGCCAGTCGTCGATGACCTGCAGATCGGCCATCGGGACCAGGGCGACCACGGGCAGCGGCGGCCCCTGCGGCATGAGCTGTACGGCGATGATGGCCTGCCACTGGCTGTGCAGCGCGCCGGAGATGAAGCCCCATCGGCCGTTGACGACGACGCCACCGTCGACCGGGGTGGCGGTCGCGCTGGGACTCAGGGTTCCGCAGATCCGCGTACTGGGCGACGTGAACACCTCGTCCTGGACCTCGTCGGGGAACTGGGCCGCCATCCAGGTCGGAATCCAGTAGACCGAGGCCGTCCAGGCGGCCGAACCGTCGCCGCGAGCGAGTTCCGTCGCCACCTCG harbors:
- a CDS encoding transposase, whose translation is MPAPKEYSDELRERATRLALDARRDPASAVGAIRRIADQFGVHPEALRVWVRQAETDAGGRPGTTSGDADRIAALEREIRELRRANQILRSAASFLAAELDRPSR
- a CDS encoding SgcJ/EcaC family oxidoreductase, yielding MSIDSATTVTDADRAAVAALPQRVVAAWAAHDATAFAGVFASDGTLILPGLFLKGRDKIGAYMDQAFAGPYKGTRVTGQPFDVKFLSTDVALMLTEGGVLLPGETDVADGRAIRASWLATKVNGQWHLAAYQNTPRDTA
- a CDS encoding acyl-CoA dehydrogenase family protein; the protein is MSTNVPTRAQLRARAADVVPVLQKYATWSEEHRRLHDDVLEAMSAAGIFRLRTPARYGGYECDARTLIEVATELARGDGSAAWTASVYWIPTWMAAQFPDEVQDEVFTSPSTRICGTLSPSATATPVDGGVVVNGRWGFISGALHSQWQAIIAVQLMPQGPPLPVVALVPMADLQVIDDWHTHALHGTGSVSTVAQDLFVPQARVLPLPAILDGQGASRANVASAIYQAPLLPVASASSVGTAVGLAKAARDVFLERLPGRKITYTTYDSQGAAPLTHLQVAEAVTKVDQAEFHAQRLATTLDQKAADRQSWTLDERVRARADLGAACRLAKESVDILAGASGGSSVYADVPIQRIHHDIDAINLHALMHPNTNAELFGRFLCGLEPNTSYL